A segment of the bacterium genome:
TTCAACGATGACTGCGTCGTCATTCTCGGCCCCGGCACCGCTCTCACGGTCGACCGCTACGGCGGCAAGGCGCCGCGGCGGGCGCTGCTGCGCCTGGAGAACGGCGCGATGCAGGCGATCGTCAGCGGCTACAGCGGCGAGGGCGCGCGCTTCGAGGTCGAGACCGCGTCGGCGGTGGTGCGGGTGCAGGGTACGCAGTTCGTGGTCCGCTTCGACCCGATCACCAAAGCCACCGACGTGGCTGGGCTCGAGGGCACCGTCGCGGTGCAGGGACGCACCGCCGTCATCGGCCCTGGGGTCGCGGTGGGTCGCGACGAGACGAGCCGGGTGGAGATCGGCAAGTTCCCGAGCCCGGTGCGTGAGATGTCCGCCGCCGAGCGCACCCAGATGCTGGCTGGGCTGGGGTTGTTCGGCACCGGCGGTCGCGATGGACTCGACACCGACAACCCGCTGCTCGAGGGCAGTGTCGTCGCCGAGAGCGATCACCCGCAGCTCAGCGCCGCCGCCACGGCGACGGGCGGCACGTATCTGAAGCCGCCGGTCCCCGACGAGCCGCTGATGTGGCGACTGTCTCCCGACGTGCGCGCCAACACCCAGCCGCTGCCGGTCTACGAGGCGTACCCGCCGAACGTCGTTCCGCCGCAGTGAATGCCATGGCGGATGCGCAATCGCGCGTCCGCTCCTGCTTCCCGCCGCCGATCCGAGCCATCGCCAGATTCGTCACTCGACCGCCTTCGCGCCGTCAGGTGCTAATTTCCGAGCGATCGGTCTTTTGCTGCACGGCGTAGATGTCCGCTCCACCCGATCGGCACGCGTTGGTACGGCCCGTGCTCGATGGCGGGGATACGAGCGAGGCGACCATGGAGCATGAGAACGAGGCGATGCGGAAGGAAGTGATCCTGCTGGTCGACGACGAGCAGGACCACCTGATCATCACGCGGCGATTCCTGGAGAGTCAGGGGTACGAATGTGTCTGCGCCGACCGGGGCTGGGAGGCGCTGCGGGTCCTCCAGGAACAGCCGGTCGACCTGATTCTGCTCGATCTCCACATGCCGGGCATGGATGGCTACTGCCTGGCGGAGAACATCCTGTCGCGCGAGCAGTTCCGCAACATCCCCATCGTGGCCTTCAGTTGTTACGACCTGACCCGCTTCAAGCAGCGCGCGATGCGGTCGGGGATGGCCGACTTCATTCCCAAGCCGGTCGATCGCGCCCGCCTGCTCGCCACGGTCCGCGACCAGCTCAGCCTCCGCCACCGCCTGTCGAAGATGAGCGCGGTGGAGAGCGACCTCGGCACGAGTCACTGACCGGTCGCCGCGGATCAGTCCCTGGCGCGGCCCCGGCAGGCGCCTTGCGCCACCCGTGTCGCGGGACTAGGTTCGCCCTCCACCGGAAAGGAGAGTGGCTGTGGGTAACGTGCTGGAGGTCAGCGACCAAACCTTCGACCAGGAAGTCATCAACTCATCGACCCCCGTGCTCATCGACTTCTGGGCGCCGTGGTGCGGCCCCTGCAAGGCCATCGCCCCCGTCGTCGAGGAAGTGGCCGGCACCTACGCCGGACGGCTCAAGGTCGTGAAGATGAACGTCGACGACAATCCGCAGACCCCGTCGCGGTACGGCGTTCGCGGCATCCCGAATCTGATCCTCTTCAAGCGCGGCCAGGTGGCCGACCAGATCGTGGGAGCGGTCCCGAAGGCGCATCTCGTGCGCGCCATCGACAACGCGCTGGCCTGAGCTGTTACGCTGCCAGGCTGTCAGGGGGGCCGGAGGGCGGGCCGAATCCGCTCTCCGGCCCCCCTAACGGCATGACACCGCAACACCCCAACAGCGTAACCCCCTGTCTCAGAACGTGTGCCGTCGCATGCTGATGTTCATCAGCAGCCCGACGGACAGCAGCAGGGCCAGCATCGACGAGCCGCCATAGCTCAGGAACGGCAGGGTGATGCCGACCACCGGCAGGGCGCCGCTGGTCATGCCGACGTTGATGACGGCCTGCCAGAAGATGGTGCCGGTGAGGCCCGCCGCGAGCAGGGCGCCCAGGTTGTCGCGGGCCCGGAAGGCGATGCTGGCGCCGCGCAGCACGAGCGCCAG
Coding sequences within it:
- a CDS encoding FecR domain-containing protein, which gives rise to MSRRPSPCALLAAIAVAVAAGAASAQQVASLAAVRGEVEVLRGKGDWQPAFAGHPVVDGDRLRTNASGGVTLVFNDDCVVILGPGTALTVDRYGGKAPRRALLRLENGAMQAIVSGYSGEGARFEVETASAVVRVQGTQFVVRFDPITKATDVAGLEGTVAVQGRTAVIGPGVAVGRDETSRVEIGKFPSPVREMSAAERTQMLAGLGLFGTGGRDGLDTDNPLLEGSVVAESDHPQLSAAATATGGTYLKPPVPDEPLMWRLSPDVRANTQPLPVYEAYPPNVVPPQ
- a CDS encoding response regulator; protein product: MEHENEAMRKEVILLVDDEQDHLIITRRFLESQGYECVCADRGWEALRVLQEQPVDLILLDLHMPGMDGYCLAENILSREQFRNIPIVAFSCYDLTRFKQRAMRSGMADFIPKPVDRARLLATVRDQLSLRHRLSKMSAVESDLGTSH
- the trxA gene encoding thioredoxin yields the protein MAVGNVLEVSDQTFDQEVINSSTPVLIDFWAPWCGPCKAIAPVVEEVAGTYAGRLKVVKMNVDDNPQTPSRYGVRGIPNLILFKRGQVADQIVGAVPKAHLVRAIDNALA